A stretch of Chitinophaga caeni DNA encodes these proteins:
- a CDS encoding SPFH domain-containing protein: protein MAFLNFLKRQFASVIAWQPQDPDLLLWKYPALTDELKNASKIIVSPGQGCISVYEGKIIDVLNAPGTYYLETSNVPFITSLLKAAQFFESEHKVLLYFYRKSEVVNQGWGTASPIKYIDHEYNIPIQLSAYGNFSYQLTDAEKFYTEYAGSGIQYTLKDFQELIQGRIIQFLTSHLAEQRVPYNTIDSQIHAIADAVRAQLNTIFTTLGVKLTDFRIEGNSFDDETVTRIGKIADVTADAKAAHEAGLNYSQLEKLRALRDAATNEGGMAGAGVAMGAGLSMGKMFTDSIQDEVQPKKNEDEIQVLKRLKLLLDENLITPAEYEEKKKQVLDKM, encoded by the coding sequence ATGGCATTCCTTAATTTTTTGAAAAGACAATTCGCGAGCGTTATTGCTTGGCAGCCCCAGGACCCGGATTTACTTTTATGGAAATACCCGGCGCTTACAGACGAGTTGAAAAATGCAAGTAAAATTATCGTTTCCCCCGGGCAAGGTTGCATTTCCGTGTATGAAGGTAAGATCATCGATGTGCTAAATGCGCCAGGTACTTATTACCTGGAAACAAGTAATGTGCCTTTCATCACCAGTTTACTAAAAGCAGCCCAGTTTTTTGAAAGCGAACATAAAGTATTACTTTACTTTTACCGGAAATCCGAGGTGGTTAATCAAGGATGGGGAACGGCCTCCCCGATCAAATATATAGATCATGAGTACAATATCCCGATACAGCTTTCAGCTTATGGTAATTTCTCCTATCAACTGACAGATGCTGAAAAATTCTATACAGAATATGCTGGTTCAGGCATACAATACACCCTAAAGGATTTTCAAGAGTTGATCCAGGGGCGTATTATACAGTTCCTGACTTCGCATCTCGCTGAACAAAGAGTGCCTTACAATACCATTGATTCGCAAATCCATGCGATTGCCGATGCCGTGAGAGCACAATTAAATACAATCTTCACAACACTTGGCGTAAAGTTGACCGATTTTAGAATCGAAGGCAACAGTTTTGATGATGAAACCGTAACCCGCATCGGTAAAATAGCCGATGTTACTGCCGATGCAAAGGCTGCCCACGAAGCCGGCCTCAATTACAGCCAGCTTGAAAAATTAAGAGCCTTGAGAGATGCGGCCACCAATGAAGGAGGTATGGCGGGGGCAGGTGTCGCGATGGGCGCAGGGCTAAGCATGGGCAAAATGTTTACAGATTCGATACAAGATGAAGTACAACCCAAGAAAAATGAAGATGAAATACAGGTGCTCAAGCGCTTGAAATTGCTCCTGGATGAAAACCTGATCACCCCGGCAGAATACGAAGAGAAGAAAAAACAGGTGTTGGACAAAATGTAA
- a CDS encoding WG repeat-containing protein, with the protein MIACTHKQDKSLSNKEYIAHIQQVKDGEFNEEAQQQARKIKETLNSLDEFELYFSFSFGLSDGSSGSQPEAAEAFTLPSADATRADFYDPGRRLYFTEHKRLPEPAFEFNMGYKDEGFQSLSIKDFKYNIQKIYLKNQAVAAKDIRLRSVDSLEVTVRYSYPTAFDTVTITRSQPEVLYKNTGLKVHRFDDQKLVIDLPIDISSNILAYHGITADGTIIASNGHSSFPLTIIKPALVKELMTLQEAFQAADKARIQQVMEESKNNLLPGLSLLESLEKEVMTYEESEENLETEVETLKQLIKDYAAVLETGKQRYEITFPYGVKAVHLYIASAFDSLQRTLTVQNALPERPEFEVFKDDANDLYGIVDKSGSITIPAKYKDLHSVADHFFIERQKGDFYTHHLDVEQKTLKQVPGKVTFYQDLGNGLYSFHDENRKLGVLDKNFEVVLPFQYENATYCAGLLVMSYNHRGRIYQKIFTRPGKEIEIPGIIKNSSCADSYLILKNREGKSAILNKQGKLILPFNYYIDGHNDAVAKHLASYTSSKNESALKGLVNTETGKIVVPEEKGFYHIYPFSEGLAAAIFSKNQGDKMGFINEMGETVIPPQFLYANNFYKELACVLAADEQVYLITPTGKVVKSFPGIVQNEEHFKKRNYGYKKETEDGLVYYEINERYYNDQGEPLNKELTREN; encoded by the coding sequence ATGATAGCCTGTACCCATAAACAGGACAAAAGCTTGTCCAACAAGGAGTATATCGCCCATATACAACAGGTAAAAGACGGTGAATTCAACGAAGAAGCGCAACAGCAAGCCCGGAAAATCAAGGAAACATTAAATTCACTGGATGAATTTGAATTATACTTCTCTTTCAGCTTTGGCCTAAGCGACGGTAGTTCCGGTTCCCAGCCCGAGGCGGCTGAGGCCTTTACATTACCTTCCGCAGATGCTACCAGGGCAGACTTTTATGATCCCGGAAGGCGGCTATATTTCACAGAACATAAAAGATTGCCAGAACCCGCATTCGAGTTTAATATGGGTTATAAAGATGAAGGGTTCCAATCGCTATCCATCAAGGACTTCAAATATAATATTCAAAAGATTTATCTAAAAAACCAGGCAGTAGCGGCTAAGGATATCCGGTTACGGTCTGTTGACAGCTTGGAAGTAACAGTACGGTATAGCTACCCTACCGCTTTTGATACGGTCACAATTACGCGTAGTCAACCCGAAGTTTTATATAAAAATACGGGTCTGAAGGTGCATCGATTTGATGATCAAAAGCTGGTTATCGATCTTCCCATCGATATATCCAGTAATATTTTAGCGTACCATGGAATTACTGCGGATGGAACCATTATAGCCAGTAACGGTCATTCAAGCTTCCCCTTAACAATCATAAAACCGGCTTTAGTGAAGGAATTAATGACTTTGCAGGAAGCCTTCCAGGCAGCAGACAAAGCCCGGATCCAACAGGTTATGGAAGAAAGTAAGAACAACCTGCTGCCAGGGCTCTCCCTCTTAGAATCACTGGAAAAAGAAGTTATGACATATGAGGAAAGCGAAGAAAACCTGGAAACGGAAGTAGAAACATTGAAGCAATTGATAAAGGATTATGCAGCAGTTTTGGAAACCGGGAAACAGCGTTACGAGATTACTTTTCCTTACGGGGTGAAAGCAGTACATCTATACATCGCTTCGGCGTTTGATTCCCTCCAAAGAACCCTTACCGTTCAAAATGCATTACCGGAACGCCCGGAATTTGAAGTATTTAAAGATGATGCAAATGACCTTTACGGTATCGTGGACAAGTCCGGAAGTATTACCATACCGGCCAAGTACAAAGATCTGCATAGCGTTGCAGATCATTTCTTTATAGAAAGGCAAAAAGGTGATTTTTATACCCACCACCTGGATGTCGAGCAGAAAACACTGAAACAAGTACCGGGGAAAGTTACCTTTTACCAGGACCTAGGAAATGGTTTGTATAGTTTTCATGATGAAAATCGAAAATTAGGCGTTCTTGACAAAAATTTTGAAGTAGTACTTCCCTTCCAATATGAAAATGCAACGTATTGTGCGGGTTTACTCGTGATGAGCTACAACCACCGTGGTCGAATTTATCAGAAAATCTTTACTCGACCAGGTAAAGAAATCGAAATACCAGGGATTATTAAGAATAGCAGCTGCGCGGATTCCTACTTAATATTAAAGAATAGGGAGGGAAAATCGGCCATCCTGAATAAACAGGGAAAACTAATCCTGCCTTTCAACTATTATATTGATGGCCATAATGATGCGGTTGCGAAACATCTAGCCAGTTATACCTCTTCAAAAAATGAATCTGCCTTAAAAGGATTGGTAAACACGGAAACCGGCAAGATCGTAGTTCCCGAAGAAAAAGGCTTTTACCATATCTATCCATTTTCGGAAGGATTAGCAGCGGCTATATTTTCAAAAAACCAAGGTGACAAAATGGGATTCATCAACGAAATGGGCGAAACAGTTATTCCACCCCAATTTCTATATGCTAACAATTTTTACAAGGAACTGGCCTGCGTCCTGGCGGCTGATGAGCAGGTATATTTAATCACACCTACAGGAAAAGTTGTAAAGTCCTTCCCCGGCATCGTTCAAAATGAAGAACATTTTAAAAAGCGGAATTACGGGTATAAAAAGGAAACAGAAGACGGCCTTGTTTATTATGAAATTAATGAACGGTATTATAATGATCAAGGCGAGCCATTAAACAAAGAATTGACCAGGGAAAATTAA
- a CDS encoding LytR/AlgR family response regulator transcription factor: MIKTIIIEDEPAIQKEIEWLVNQEEDLELVGTAGTVFSATELIRTQQPDLALMDIQLTDGTIFDVLQQLDDIPFQVIFITAYNHYAIKAIKLGALDYLLKPLDEKELQEALGKVRAKNFDPSTQQQQISVAESRLKNEMLSLEDPMVLHTLEYLQVLQLKEIIYLKSEGSYTNFILTGNRKIMVSKPLKYYQDLLPERWFLRPHQSYLVNTTLIDRYIKTGYIILKDKTQIPVSVRKKEAVVQQLTQGQ; this comes from the coding sequence ATGATTAAGACAATTATTATCGAAGATGAACCGGCCATCCAGAAAGAAATCGAATGGTTGGTAAACCAGGAGGAAGATTTAGAACTGGTTGGTACTGCCGGGACTGTCTTTAGCGCTACCGAGCTGATACGCACCCAACAACCCGATTTGGCACTGATGGATATCCAGCTTACGGACGGAACCATCTTTGATGTCTTACAACAGCTAGATGACATCCCCTTCCAGGTAATTTTCATTACGGCTTATAACCATTACGCGATCAAGGCCATTAAACTGGGCGCATTGGACTATTTACTGAAGCCCTTAGATGAAAAAGAATTACAAGAAGCGCTCGGAAAAGTAAGGGCAAAAAATTTCGATCCATCAACACAACAACAGCAAATATCAGTAGCCGAAAGCCGCTTAAAAAATGAAATGCTGAGCTTGGAAGATCCCATGGTGCTTCATACGCTAGAATACTTACAGGTATTACAGTTGAAGGAAATCATTTATTTGAAAAGCGAGGGCAGCTATACCAATTTCATATTAACCGGTAATAGAAAAATAATGGTGTCTAAACCATTAAAATATTACCAGGACCTATTGCCCGAAAGATGGTTTTTGCGGCCCCACCAATCTTACCTGGTCAATACAACCCTGATCGATCGCTATATTAAAACCGGGTATATCATACTGAAAGACAAAACGCAAATACCGGTATCGGTACGTAAAAAAGAAGCCGTTGTACAACAACTCACCCAGGGGCAATAA
- a CDS encoding histidine kinase yields MLQNKLLSYTLSLLLCTGMLCILGCIDKPNEHGKVNRTENKEQLTILEQQAQQLAKEKQLPFWRKTLHNKTFSHDAQAKARIYYRIAGAFYNRGDLDSLKFFMRKAWDALQTADEPGEMQVLLNYGEGNIATIEGNIHQENYYFNLASQQIDADSSLDLTTVQKASIFMATAQSDARLNQYTQAMAWNRKAIQALHATGTPVRLKYRAYRQLANNFRLSSGGNLDSVYHYIQVIDTIWQQNQNLVNPRFLYDEKAHYFQELGQYDSAIMYHNKILSLDKIVLQESPQYPASHSNLFKDYINLSQNYLQLKKFPQARNYIEQAQEIIKNDKNYLGDADYLLYQEALVDYFFHTHQFDKAFEEYNLLLEKYKVVYENKYAQSIAEMGTIYKLQSNEKHIMNLNQQVLMTENKLAQNRLWLIIAALASLLAIAIIVILYIGRKQMRLQEEKEKVQLQKKAMELKQQLLRTQMEPHFVFNTLAALQSYIRIDEKDKALRYLNQFSRLLRNSLELSRENWVPLEAEIETLEYYLGLQKMRYEDNFDYEIKKFYPERIDQVRIPPMLIQPFVENAILHGVANAKERGKIDVELTLQGDSLLVYIIDNGPGIKSLKENPDGKKKSLSTTISRERLEILAKQTGIEVMVNILDLHQVDHSLTGTKVELLIPVEIDF; encoded by the coding sequence ATGCTGCAAAATAAACTGCTTTCATACACGCTTTCACTCCTGTTATGTACGGGCATGCTGTGTATACTTGGTTGTATTGATAAGCCAAATGAACACGGGAAAGTTAACAGAACTGAAAATAAAGAACAGCTGACAATCCTGGAGCAACAAGCGCAGCAGCTAGCCAAAGAAAAACAGCTCCCGTTTTGGAGAAAGACACTACATAACAAAACGTTTTCCCATGATGCCCAAGCCAAAGCACGTATATATTACAGGATTGCCGGCGCTTTCTACAACCGGGGAGATTTGGACTCTTTAAAATTCTTCATGCGGAAAGCCTGGGATGCATTGCAAACAGCCGATGAACCGGGAGAAATGCAGGTTTTATTAAACTACGGCGAAGGTAACATCGCGACGATAGAAGGAAATATTCACCAGGAGAATTACTATTTTAACTTAGCATCCCAACAAATCGACGCTGATTCTTCGCTGGACCTGACCACCGTGCAGAAGGCCAGTATTTTTATGGCCACGGCACAGTCCGATGCAAGGCTCAACCAATATACACAAGCGATGGCCTGGAACCGGAAAGCCATCCAAGCACTACATGCTACCGGTACGCCGGTGCGACTGAAATACCGCGCTTACAGGCAACTGGCCAATAATTTCCGTTTATCCTCCGGCGGGAACCTCGATTCCGTGTACCATTATATACAGGTTATCGATACAATTTGGCAACAGAACCAAAATCTTGTCAACCCGAGATTCTTATACGATGAAAAGGCCCATTATTTCCAAGAGCTGGGGCAATATGATTCGGCCATAATGTATCATAATAAAATACTGTCATTAGACAAAATCGTGTTGCAGGAGTCGCCGCAATACCCGGCAAGCCATAGCAACCTATTTAAAGATTATATTAACCTCTCGCAAAACTATCTACAGTTAAAGAAATTCCCTCAAGCCCGAAATTATATTGAGCAAGCACAAGAGATCATCAAAAATGATAAAAATTACCTGGGTGATGCCGATTACCTGCTCTATCAAGAAGCATTGGTCGATTATTTTTTTCATACCCACCAATTTGATAAAGCCTTCGAGGAATACAATTTACTTCTAGAAAAGTACAAGGTGGTATATGAAAATAAATATGCACAGTCTATCGCTGAAATGGGCACGATATACAAGTTACAATCCAATGAAAAACATATAATGAACTTGAATCAACAAGTTCTGATGACGGAAAATAAACTGGCACAAAACCGCTTATGGCTGATTATAGCCGCGTTGGCCTCCCTACTGGCCATTGCGATCATCGTAATACTATACATTGGCCGCAAACAAATGCGGCTCCAGGAAGAAAAAGAAAAAGTCCAACTGCAAAAGAAAGCCATGGAGCTGAAACAACAACTGCTCCGCACCCAAATGGAACCGCACTTCGTATTCAACACGCTCGCCGCCTTGCAAAGCTATATCCGCATAGATGAAAAAGATAAGGCCCTGCGATACCTGAACCAATTTAGCCGCTTATTACGCAATAGCCTTGAACTTTCCAGGGAAAACTGGGTTCCGCTGGAAGCAGAAATAGAAACCCTAGAGTATTACCTGGGATTGCAAAAAATGCGGTATGAAGATAATTTTGATTATGAAATAAAGAAATTTTACCCCGAAAGAATCGACCAGGTCCGCATCCCACCGATGCTGATACAACCCTTCGTAGAAAACGCCATCCTCCACGGTGTCGCTAATGCAAAAGAAAGGGGCAAAATTGACGTGGAACTAACCTTGCAGGGAGATTCGTTATTGGTATATATTATTGACAATGGTCCCGGCATTAAATCCTTGAAAGAAAACCCCGACGGGAAGAAAAAATCCTTATCAACCACTATTAGCCGGGAGCGATTAGAAATTCTGGCCAAGCAAACGGGCATCGAAGTAATGGTGAATATACTGGATCTGCACCAGGTAGACCATAGCTTGACAGGCACGAAAGTGGAGTTGCTCATCCCTGTAGAAATAGATTTTTAA
- a CDS encoding tetratricopeptide repeat protein: MKLLFTLTIGILASIPVFAQDNPELQRMADNDQKQRMGQNIDWKELNKQDSIRRVKTLSFMKAGKIKTAKDYYNVGIIFQHGNDTIASGIAVKSFKTALEMDSSLNRWWYAAAVDRDLMRKGLPQVYGTQIIKNSSTQGKWKRYNLDPTKVTDEERKYYSVETLAEQQEKERLMNLEPIAQYYIKSKSIEKTIDLIKREIGKGKESSYNVSEQSINGLGYMLLSQGADTDALKIFELNTRLYPDAFNTYDSYGEILLKLGKKEAAIKAYKKSLALNPENDNAAKVLKGISGE, translated from the coding sequence ATGAAACTCTTATTTACGTTAACAATTGGCATACTTGCATCTATCCCAGTATTTGCGCAAGACAACCCAGAATTGCAACGAATGGCAGACAATGACCAGAAACAGCGGATGGGACAAAATATCGATTGGAAAGAATTAAACAAACAGGATAGCATAAGAAGGGTAAAAACGCTTTCGTTTATGAAAGCAGGAAAAATAAAAACAGCAAAAGATTATTATAATGTAGGGATCATTTTTCAACATGGAAACGACACTATTGCAAGCGGTATCGCTGTAAAAAGTTTCAAAACAGCATTAGAAATGGATTCCAGCTTGAACAGGTGGTGGTATGCAGCCGCGGTTGACAGGGATTTGATGCGTAAAGGACTGCCGCAGGTATACGGAACACAAATCATTAAAAACAGCTCGACCCAAGGTAAATGGAAGCGTTACAATTTGGATCCCACTAAAGTTACCGATGAAGAACGAAAATATTACAGTGTAGAAACGCTGGCTGAACAGCAGGAAAAAGAACGCTTGATGAACCTGGAACCCATTGCCCAGTATTATATAAAATCGAAGTCGATAGAAAAAACGATCGATCTGATCAAAAGAGAGATAGGGAAAGGAAAAGAATCTTCGTACAACGTAAGCGAACAAAGTATCAACGGCTTAGGATATATGTTATTAAGTCAAGGAGCGGATACTGATGCGCTAAAAATATTTGAACTCAATACAAGGTTATACCCCGACGCGTTCAATACCTATGACAGCTATGGTGAAATATTGCTAAAATTGGGCAAAAAAGAAGCGGCTATTAAGGCATATAAAAAATCCTTGGCGTTAAACCCAGAGAATGATAATGCGGCAAAGGTCTTGAAGGGAATATCCGGGGAGTAG
- a CDS encoding FUSC family protein produces MEQKKLSELTDQELLEESKKIKTKTLITTVLIGFLIGIVLYSVMKNTWGLLTLIPLFLIYKLANKAKYDSKELEALLKERNLK; encoded by the coding sequence ATGGAACAAAAAAAATTATCAGAATTAACAGATCAAGAACTGTTAGAAGAATCAAAAAAAATCAAGACAAAGACTCTCATTACCACGGTATTAATCGGATTTCTAATCGGCATCGTGCTTTACAGCGTTATGAAAAACACCTGGGGATTATTAACGCTGATACCTTTATTCTTGATATATAAATTGGCTAACAAAGCTAAATATGATAGCAAGGAATTGGAGGCGCTATTAAAAGAACGAAATTTAAAATAG
- a CDS encoding toll/interleukin-1 receptor domain-containing protein, whose protein sequence is MKTKIFLSHTTPEDNYFAIWLASKLKLLGYDVWIELEELSIGDAFWPQIESTIREDSAKFIPIISKSYCAKVKNQRTGVFKEISCADRVKNISNFISPVCIDATNPDDFPVQILGLHSIDFYDNWQEGLDTLVKNLKRQQIPIGEPESDSIGFWLDSFKIGSVVNDKPEKIYTNWFDFNLPEKLYVHQPVLSRKMDLLDFMFPFIVEGNRHISFFPADDYPQSISCTSTYSFLVDDILKEKAVSVDDFFILNDPKRKIVKLLNHTIEAFLYQKGLKKYEQSKSPVFFYPSTESHRKRISLKDFDKNNVSVTGKHIDKFWSFGISSYALIYPFPYFKIDSHIIFTNNRHEILEMDEQHKLRRKLGSGWYNKDWLEKLLGMMYKISDTNSEHLINIPIAGSAFLTVNSIPKYIMSDFGYLEPQKQETDNEATVD, encoded by the coding sequence ATGAAAACCAAAATTTTCTTGAGCCATACAACCCCAGAGGACAATTATTTTGCTATTTGGCTTGCGTCGAAGCTAAAACTGCTAGGCTATGATGTCTGGATTGAGTTAGAGGAACTAAGTATTGGAGATGCTTTTTGGCCTCAAATTGAATCAACGATAAGAGAGGATTCGGCGAAGTTTATTCCGATTATCTCCAAATCATATTGTGCGAAGGTTAAAAATCAAAGGACCGGAGTTTTTAAAGAAATATCCTGTGCTGATAGGGTGAAAAATATATCAAACTTCATTTCTCCTGTTTGCATTGACGCGACAAACCCCGATGATTTTCCCGTTCAAATTTTGGGATTACACTCAATTGATTTTTATGATAATTGGCAAGAAGGGTTAGATACACTTGTCAAAAATCTAAAAAGGCAACAGATTCCTATTGGTGAACCAGAATCAGACTCAATAGGATTTTGGCTCGACTCATTCAAAATTGGCAGTGTAGTTAATGATAAACCCGAAAAGATTTATACCAATTGGTTTGACTTTAACCTTCCTGAAAAGCTATATGTTCATCAACCAGTATTAAGTAGGAAAATGGATTTACTAGACTTTATGTTCCCTTTTATTGTAGAGGGGAATCGACATATTTCTTTCTTTCCTGCGGACGATTATCCCCAATCTATAAGTTGTACTTCAACATACAGTTTTTTAGTTGATGATATTCTAAAAGAAAAGGCAGTGAGCGTAGACGATTTTTTTATTTTAAATGATCCTAAGAGGAAAATTGTGAAATTGTTGAATCATACTATAGAGGCTTTTCTATATCAAAAAGGATTAAAAAAATATGAGCAGTCTAAATCTCCCGTATTCTTCTATCCAAGTACGGAATCACATAGAAAAAGAATTAGTTTAAAGGATTTCGACAAGAATAATGTTTCGGTAACAGGTAAACATATTGATAAATTTTGGAGTTTTGGTATTAGCAGCTATGCGCTAATATACCCGTTTCCATATTTCAAGATTGATAGCCATATCATCTTTACAAATAACCGGCATGAAATATTGGAGATGGATGAACAACATAAACTTAGGCGTAAACTTGGGTCTGGGTGGTATAATAAAGATTGGCTAGAAAAGCTTTTGGGTATGATGTACAAAATATCTGATACAAATTCTGAGCACCTAATTAATATCCCAATTGCTGGAAGTGCATTTCTCACGGTTAATAGTATCCCAAAATATATTATGAGCGATTTTGGCTATTTAGAACCGCAAAAACAAGAAACTGATAATGAGGCTACAGTTGATTAA
- a CDS encoding argonaute/piwi family protein has protein sequence MRLQLIKEPNLIFGFDQKTIDPRDGLALFGPYEKLNPYTLRVGLIGSNNCIEDYKSFVQQINKPIVSTQTKYNITKSLERQRPSFPGFEAIFDIKWPNNPETNIEVDQKQIKILLANKNRTIRTSSLVDLFLERIIEFQKKEDNKLDLWFIVVPYSIYESCRPQSWGKDIAASTQKYIAQAKLGQTSLDFPGEEDFYNSISSLTDTAADFHHLLKARLIQEGVKVPVQLIIDRTLKFRDKVYNKKFDEYLKAHFAWTQSTTLYYKLGKLPWKLGDIREGVCYLGLVFKKLNDNKNVCSAAQMFLRDGDGSVFRGNIGLWESSKPYEFHLSSESAEQLIGMALDDYNEKWKKYPLELFIHSKTMFNDEEWEGFSKAVSQRNANTNLVGILIKDMNELKLFRHPSSQIGNYGTLRGTALIVDDSEAYLCTKGFIPRLNTSNSLEMPRNLRVKIIRGDARIETVLEDILALTKLNYNSCIYGDGIPVTLKFSHKIGSILTATPDWKVDTRQFMFYI, from the coding sequence ATGAGGCTACAGTTGATTAAAGAACCAAATCTAATTTTTGGTTTTGACCAAAAAACTATTGATCCAAGAGATGGCTTGGCATTATTCGGTCCCTACGAAAAGCTAAATCCATACACCTTAAGAGTTGGGTTAATTGGATCAAATAATTGTATAGAGGACTACAAAAGTTTTGTTCAACAGATTAACAAACCAATTGTATCAACACAAACAAAGTATAACATTACCAAATCGCTTGAGAGGCAGCGACCGAGCTTTCCAGGATTTGAAGCCATATTTGATATAAAATGGCCTAATAATCCAGAGACAAATATAGAAGTTGATCAAAAGCAAATTAAAATTCTTCTTGCAAATAAAAATAGAACGATTCGCACTAGCTCCCTAGTAGACTTATTCCTAGAACGCATTATTGAATTTCAGAAAAAGGAAGATAATAAGCTCGACTTGTGGTTTATAGTTGTCCCTTATAGCATATATGAATCATGTAGGCCTCAATCCTGGGGCAAAGACATTGCAGCTTCAACCCAAAAATATATAGCACAAGCTAAACTTGGTCAAACCAGCCTAGATTTTCCTGGGGAAGAGGACTTTTATAATTCAATTTCATCTCTTACCGATACTGCCGCTGATTTCCATCACCTACTAAAAGCAAGGCTTATTCAAGAAGGTGTAAAAGTGCCTGTTCAATTAATTATCGATCGTACTTTAAAATTCCGAGACAAGGTATATAATAAGAAATTTGACGAATATTTGAAGGCCCATTTCGCATGGACACAAAGTACAACATTGTATTATAAGCTTGGAAAGCTTCCGTGGAAGTTAGGTGATATACGAGAGGGAGTCTGCTATTTAGGACTAGTTTTTAAAAAATTGAATGATAACAAAAATGTGTGTAGCGCTGCTCAGATGTTTTTAAGGGATGGTGATGGCTCTGTGTTTCGTGGGAACATTGGTCTGTGGGAAAGTTCAAAGCCTTATGAGTTTCACTTAAGCTCTGAATCTGCCGAACAATTAATTGGTATGGCATTAGACGACTATAATGAGAAATGGAAGAAATATCCGTTAGAACTGTTTATTCACTCTAAGACAATGTTCAATGACGAAGAGTGGGAAGGCTTCTCAAAAGCTGTTTCACAACGCAATGCCAATACTAATCTTGTTGGAATTTTAATCAAAGATATGAATGAGTTAAAACTGTTCCGTCATCCTTCAAGCCAAATTGGTAATTATGGTACTTTAAGGGGAACAGCTTTAATTGTGGATGACAGTGAAGCGTACCTATGTACAAAAGGGTTTATTCCAAGACTTAACACGAGTAATTCACTGGAAATGCCCAGAAATTTGCGAGTAAAAATAATTCGCGGCGATGCAAGAATTGAAACTGTTCTAGAAGATATTTTGGCATTAACTAAGCTGAACTACAACTCTTGTATCTATGGAGATGGAATACCTGTGACCTTAAAATTTTCGCACAAAATTGGTAGCATCTTAACCGCAACCCCCGACTGGAAAGTTGATACACGTCAATTCATGTTTTATATTTAG
- a CDS encoding site-specific integrase gives MNSYQKELVELCGIEKNLTTHTARHTFATSVTLANGVPVETVSAL, from the coding sequence ATGAACAGCTACCAGAAAGAGCTTGTGGAATTATGCGGCATAGAAAAGAACCTTACTACCCATACCGCCCGTCATACCTTTGCTACATCGGTAACGCTCGCCAATGGTGTACCCGTTGAAACTGTCAGTGCATTGTAA
- a CDS encoding site-specific integrase, translating to MVKTAFQGKKPVESKNLLETLDSMIDKLTRKVDKGKRAKGTLSRRNTTKSKVQDFLSSEYKRKDVPLDQIVYAFAEDFADFLMLEQGLENNTAIKYLKNVKQTLKAATERNWLLKKPLAGYKWSYFNPDRDIQDEFEIMQLYNKKLPIARLAEVRDAYVFMCFTGYAYKDASLLQLGHVTKHFDGEDWIIKYRENTWCRENVPLLPIAKEI from the coding sequence ATGGTAAAGACTGCTTTTCAGGGTAAAAAGCCCGTAGAAAGCAAAAACTTGCTCGAAACACTGGATTCTATGATCGACAAGCTAACCCGGAAAGTAGATAAGGGAAAGCGGGCAAAAGGAACCCTATCCCGTAGGAACACTACCAAGTCAAAAGTTCAGGATTTCCTATCTTCTGAATACAAACGCAAAGACGTTCCCTTAGACCAGATCGTTTACGCCTTTGCCGAAGATTTTGCCGATTTTCTTATGCTGGAACAAGGTTTGGAGAACAATACAGCCATTAAATACCTGAAAAACGTAAAGCAGACCCTGAAAGCAGCAACAGAAAGAAACTGGCTACTTAAAAAACCACTGGCAGGTTATAAATGGTCTTATTTCAATCCTGATAGGGATATACAGGACGAATTTGAGATCATGCAGCTTTATAATAAGAAGCTGCCTATTGCCCGGCTGGCAGAGGTAAGGGACGCTTATGTTTTCATGTGCTTTACCGGCTATGCCTATAAAGATGCTTCCCTATTACAGCTCGGCCATGTTACTAAGCACTTCGATGGCGAAGACTGGATTATTAAATACAGGGAGAATACATGGTGCAGGGAAAACGTGCCTTTGTTGCCTATTGCAAAGGAAATATAG